The sequence TTTCAACGCCCTGGGCGAAGCGGGGGCGATCGTCGTGATCGAGACGGGATACGCCAACCTGACCCCGGGGCGCGAGCGGGAGCATTTTACGTCACACCCCATTGTCTACCTTCCCCTTGACGACATCCGTATGCTCGACGACCGGGGTTTCGTCGATTATCTTCTGGAACGTTTCCCGGCGCTTGCGAAAATTGTCGTGGGGTATGATTTCCGGTTCGGCCGCGACCGCAGGTTCTCCCATGCGGACCTCACGAAGGCTTTCGGGGGCGAGGTGCAGGTGATTGACGAAGTGACCGTCGGCGGCGAATCGGTGCATTCGCACAAGATCCGGGCGAAGCTGATCATCGGCGACGTGACCGGGGCGAACCGCTTTCTCGGTCACAATTACACCGTCCGTGGCAGGGTCGTCCAGGGGCAGGGGATAGGCAAAAAGGAGCTTGTGCCGACGGTCAACATGCTCACTGACGGTTTTCTGCTTCCCAAAGAGGGGGTCTACGCGAGCCTCGCCCGCCTTGACGGCGAGGAGCACTACCATCCCGCCGTCACGTTTGTCGGCCACCGTGTCACCACCGACGGCAGCTTTGCCGTGGAAACGCACGTCCTTGACGGGGAGATCGCCTGCCGGGAACAGATCGATGTCAGTTTCGTCCGGCGGCTGCGCGGCAACGAAAAGTTCCCGTCGCTCG is a genomic window of Sulfurimonas sp. HSL1-2 containing:
- a CDS encoding bifunctional riboflavin kinase/FAD synthetase; protein product: MKHATALKEVEAVAIGGFDGMHEGHQHLFNALGEAGAIVVIETGYANLTPGREREHFTSHPIVYLPLDDIRMLDDRGFVDYLLERFPALAKIVVGYDFRFGRDRRFSHADLTKAFGGEVQVIDEVTVGGESVHSHKIRAKLIIGDVTGANRFLGHNYTVRGRVVQGQGIGKKELVPTVNMLTDGFLLPKEGVYASLARLDGEEHYHPAVTFVGHRVTTDGSFAVETHVLDGEIACREQIDVSFVRRLRGNEKFPSLEALKAQIAQDIAAARKAVVRLEL